From one Simplicispira suum genomic stretch:
- a CDS encoding 16S rRNA (uracil(1498)-N(3))-methyltransferase: MPRFYCPVDLATGLELELPAGAARHVQVLRLQPGDAITLFQGGLAGTGEFEARVTHMGRSSVRLQVGTHNAIEREALREVHLLAGITANERMDWLVEKATELGAASITPLLAERSVLKLKGERADKKRAHWQAIAIAACEQCGRNRVPVVAEAVDLAGWLEAGAQAPPMERLLLSLRAGSAPVGRFAGSLSPAVFLSGPEGGLSTAEEEAALANGFSPVTLGRRVLRAETAALAALAQLAQDD; encoded by the coding sequence ATGCCCCGTTTTTACTGCCCTGTAGATCTCGCCACCGGCCTGGAGCTGGAACTGCCTGCCGGCGCTGCCCGGCATGTACAGGTGCTGCGTTTGCAGCCGGGCGACGCCATCACCTTGTTCCAAGGCGGCTTGGCAGGCACGGGCGAGTTCGAGGCCCGAGTGACCCACATGGGCCGCAGCAGCGTTCGCCTGCAAGTGGGCACTCACAACGCCATCGAACGCGAAGCGCTGCGCGAGGTGCATCTGCTTGCCGGCATCACCGCCAACGAGCGCATGGACTGGCTGGTGGAAAAAGCCACCGAACTGGGCGCCGCCAGCATCACCCCGCTCTTGGCCGAGCGCAGCGTGCTCAAGCTCAAGGGGGAGCGCGCCGACAAAAAACGCGCGCACTGGCAGGCCATCGCCATCGCCGCCTGCGAGCAGTGCGGGCGCAACCGCGTGCCTGTGGTGGCTGAGGCCGTGGATCTGGCGGGATGGCTGGAGGCGGGTGCCCAAGCGCCTCCGATGGAGCGCCTGCTGCTGTCGCTGCGGGCAGGCAGCGCGCCCGTAGGCCGCTTTGCCGGATCGCTTTCTCCGGCAGTTTTTCTCTCCGGGCCCGAAGGCGGACTCAGCACCGCAGAAGAAGAAGCCGCGCTGGCCAATGGGTTTTCGCCCGTGACCTTGGGACGCCGCGTACTGCGCGCGGAAACCGCTGCGCTGGCGGCGCTGGCACAGTTGGCGCAAGACGACTAA